The Pseudomonas parafulva genome window below encodes:
- a CDS encoding MBL fold metallo-hydrolase, translated as MRFAVLGSGSQGNGTLIASDDTFVLVDCGFSLRETERRLALLGVSAAQLSAVLVTHEHADHVHGVGLLARRYNVPVYLSQGTLRGMRKPVEVAGFLGCGDVLEVGSLQVSAARVEHDAQEPLQYVVSDGRRRFGMLTDLGSYDMRLLQRYEGLDALLIEANHCRDLLARGHYPYFLKQRVGGNQGHLNNHQAANLVAELGWRHLQHLVLAHLSSKNNLPQLARQCFVDTLGCDPDWLQVANQEHGLDWREIA; from the coding sequence GTGCGCTTCGCGGTACTGGGAAGCGGCAGCCAGGGAAATGGCACGCTGATCGCCAGCGACGACACGTTCGTCCTGGTCGACTGCGGTTTCTCCCTGCGCGAAACCGAGCGGCGCCTGGCGCTGCTCGGGGTGTCGGCCGCACAGCTGAGCGCTGTGCTGGTGACCCACGAACATGCCGACCACGTGCATGGCGTTGGGTTGCTGGCGCGGCGCTACAATGTACCGGTGTACCTCAGCCAAGGCACGCTGCGCGGCATGCGCAAGCCGGTGGAGGTCGCCGGTTTTCTCGGTTGTGGCGATGTGCTGGAGGTCGGCAGCCTGCAGGTCAGCGCGGCGCGGGTCGAGCATGACGCGCAGGAGCCGCTGCAGTATGTGGTCAGCGACGGTCGCCGCCGCTTCGGCATGCTCACCGACCTGGGTAGCTACGACATGCGCCTGTTGCAACGCTACGAGGGCCTCGACGCCTTGCTGATCGAAGCCAACCACTGCCGTGATCTGCTGGCGCGCGGGCACTATCCGTACTTTCTCAAGCAACGGGTCGGCGGCAATCAGGGCCATCTGAACAACCATCAGGCCGCCAACCTGGTGGCCGAGCTGGGCTGGCGACACCTGCAGCATCTGGTGTTGGCCCACCTGAGCAGCAAGAACAACCTGCCACAACTGGCGCGTCAGTGCTTCGTCGACACCTTGGGGTGCGATCCGGACTGGCTCCAGGTGGCGAATCAGGAACACGGGCTCGACTGGCGCGAAATCGCCTAG
- the bamC gene encoding outer membrane protein assembly factor BamC, translating to MKRLAGLSALALIISSTSGCGWLWGEDGYFRDRGSDYLQAHSTAPMQLPPDATHVKRMDPLLPIPRNVADDTATGEFEVPRPQPLSASADVSEFTLQRSGANRWVLAQRSPAEVWPVTRQYFEDNGFRIAEERPQTGEFNTTWQRFDELSASLGQRLASTSSSPNSEVRVRVRMEPGVQRNTSEVYVVSVERPAGSSAEPDFPSTSSNTGVDALLVDELLASMNRSAEKGGSVSLLAERDFDVPSQVSLTEDGSGNPVLFLGSDLDRAWSGVGRALEQGEWRVEDINRSLGLYYINLSEKPEDKNDQPGFFSRLFGSAPSKEEREARAERYQVRLSKVGENVQVTVEKNINTVAPADVARRVLSAIQDRLG from the coding sequence ATGAAGCGACTGGCTGGTCTTTCCGCTCTCGCCCTGATCATCTCCAGCACCAGTGGGTGCGGCTGGCTCTGGGGCGAAGATGGCTATTTCCGCGACCGCGGCAGCGATTACCTGCAGGCGCACTCCACTGCGCCCATGCAGCTGCCGCCGGACGCCACGCATGTCAAACGCATGGATCCGCTGCTGCCGATCCCGCGCAACGTGGCCGACGACACCGCCACCGGCGAGTTCGAGGTGCCTCGTCCGCAGCCGCTGTCGGCCAGCGCCGACGTCAGCGAGTTCACCCTGCAGCGCAGTGGCGCCAACCGTTGGGTGCTGGCTCAGCGCTCGCCCGCCGAGGTCTGGCCGGTTACCCGCCAGTATTTCGAGGACAACGGCTTCCGCATTGCCGAAGAGCGCCCGCAGACTGGCGAATTCAATACCACCTGGCAGCGTTTCGATGAGCTGTCCGCCTCGCTCGGCCAGCGTCTGGCCAGCACCTCCAGCAGCCCGAACAGCGAAGTACGTGTACGGGTGCGCATGGAGCCGGGTGTGCAGCGCAACACCTCGGAAGTCTACGTGGTCAGCGTCGAGCGTCCGGCCGGCAGCAGTGCCGAGCCCGATTTCCCGAGCACGTCGAGCAACACGGGCGTCGATGCACTGCTGGTCGACGAACTGCTGGCCAGCATGAACCGCAGCGCCGAGAAGGGTGGTTCGGTGTCGTTGCTCGCCGAGCGCGACTTCGACGTGCCCAGCCAGGTCAGCCTGACCGAAGACGGCAGCGGCAACCCGGTGCTGTTCCTCGGTTCCGACCTGGACCGCGCCTGGTCGGGCGTGGGTCGTGCGCTGGAGCAGGGCGAGTGGCGCGTCGAGGACATCAACCGCAGCCTGGGCCTGTACTACATCAACCTGTCCGAGAAACCCGAAGACAAGAACGATCAGCCCGGCTTCTTCAGTCGCCTGTTCGGCAGTGCGCCGAGCAAGGAAGAACGTGAAGCTCGCGCCGAGCGTTATCAGGTCCGCCTGAGCAAGGTGGGTGAGAACGTTCAGGTCACCGTCGAGAAGAACATCAACACCGTGGCGCCGGCCGATGTGGCCCGTCGCGTGCTGAGCGCCATCCAGGACCGACTGGGCTAA
- the purC gene encoding phosphoribosylaminoimidazolesuccinocarboxamide synthase, whose amino-acid sequence MEKRDELYRGKAKSVYKTDDADRLILLFRNDTSAFDGKRIEQLDRKGMVNNKFNAFIMQKLEEAGVPTQFDKLLGDNECLVKKLDMIPVECVVRNYAAGSLVKRLGVEEGIKLEPSTFELFLKNDEKGDPFINESHVVAFGWGTAEQLVEMKKLSLKVNDVLSKLFDDAGLLLVDFKLEFGVFHGQIVLGDEFSPDGCRLWDKETRKKMDKDRFRQGLGDVIEAYEEVAKRLGVPL is encoded by the coding sequence ATGGAAAAACGCGACGAACTTTACCGCGGCAAGGCCAAATCGGTGTACAAGACCGACGACGCCGACCGCCTGATCCTGCTGTTCCGTAACGATACCTCGGCGTTCGACGGCAAGCGCATCGAGCAGCTCGATCGTAAAGGCATGGTCAACAACAAGTTCAACGCCTTCATCATGCAGAAGCTCGAAGAAGCTGGCGTGCCGACCCAGTTCGACAAGCTGCTGGGCGACAACGAGTGCCTGGTCAAGAAGCTGGACATGATCCCGGTCGAGTGCGTGGTGCGCAACTATGCTGCTGGCAGCCTGGTCAAGCGCCTGGGCGTGGAGGAGGGCATCAAGCTCGAGCCTTCCACCTTCGAGCTGTTCCTGAAGAACGATGAGAAGGGCGACCCCTTCATCAACGAATCTCACGTGGTGGCATTCGGCTGGGGCACCGCCGAGCAACTGGTGGAGATGAAGAAGCTGTCGCTGAAGGTCAACGACGTGCTGAGCAAGCTGTTCGACGACGCTGGCCTGCTGCTGGTCGACTTCAAGCTGGAATTCGGCGTCTTCCACGGCCAGATCGTACTGGGCGACGAGTTCAGCCCTGACGGCTGCCGTCTGTGGGACAAGGAAACCCGCAAGAAGATGGACAAGGACCGCTTCCGCCAGGGCCTGGGTGATGTCATCGAGGCGTACGAAGAAGTCGCCAAGCGTCTGGGCGTGCCGTTGTAA